The following proteins come from a genomic window of Streptomyces sp. GS7:
- a CDS encoding GntR family transcriptional regulator, whose protein sequence is MAHEATPPAPGRVELDSLDARLPLHARLRDALAARIASSEWTPDRPLPAEAALAGHYGVALGTMRRVLGDLVELGLLERRHGAGTFVRRATFDASLFRFFRYGDPHASAPAGRLLEVRRAALPPDAAGPLGEPAGSTALHLHRLRLRDDRPLLVEDIWLPLPRFSGLNGLLEPHLDGGVGELLYPAYEQHCGIVIASAEEVLTVGAAGAADALLLRCARYEPLVVVERTARTHGGTPVEWRRSRGRAADFRYRIEIR, encoded by the coding sequence ATGGCACACGAGGCAACTCCACCTGCGCCAGGCCGTGTTGAGCTGGATTCGCTGGACGCGCGGCTCCCGCTGCACGCACGGCTGCGGGACGCGCTGGCGGCGCGTATCGCGTCGAGCGAGTGGACGCCCGACCGTCCGCTCCCCGCCGAGGCGGCACTCGCCGGGCACTACGGCGTGGCGCTGGGCACCATGCGGCGGGTACTGGGCGACCTGGTCGAGCTGGGCCTGCTGGAACGTCGGCACGGCGCCGGGACGTTCGTCCGCCGGGCCACCTTCGACGCCTCGCTCTTCCGGTTCTTCCGCTACGGCGATCCGCACGCGTCCGCACCGGCCGGCCGCCTGCTGGAGGTGCGGCGGGCGGCACTGCCTCCTGACGCGGCCGGACCGCTGGGCGAGCCCGCCGGATCCACCGCTTTGCATCTGCACCGACTGCGGCTGCGCGACGACCGGCCCCTGCTCGTCGAGGACATCTGGCTGCCGCTGCCCCGCTTCTCCGGTCTCAACGGGCTGCTGGAACCTCATCTTGACGGCGGGGTGGGCGAGTTGCTGTATCCCGCGTACGAGCAGCACTGCGGCATCGTGATCGCCTCCGCCGAGGAGGTCCTCACCGTCGGCGCGGCCGGCGCGGCCGACGCCCTGCTGCTGCGCTGTGCGCGGTACGAGCCGCTGGTGGTCGTCGAGCGGACCGCACGCACCCATGGCGGAACACCGGTCGAGTGGCGCCGCTCGCGCGGCCGGGCCGCCGACTTCCGCTACCGCATCGAGATCCGGTGA
- a CDS encoding DUF3574 domain-containing protein, whose translation MSRKPASRTRMAVTALVAMLLSTSGSVAYAALDDQSAGPSTASASVASAGKPYVETKLLFGTAKPNGGAPVGGREFRAFVDTFITPRFPAGLTVETGYGQFRDSHGKIERERSYTVTLLYPSGDAGQNSSKIEQVRREYDRRFQQESVARVDEKARVAF comes from the coding sequence GTGTCACGCAAGCCAGCCTCCCGCACCCGTATGGCGGTCACCGCCCTCGTCGCCATGCTGCTCAGTACGAGTGGCTCCGTCGCCTACGCGGCCCTGGACGACCAGAGCGCCGGCCCGTCAACGGCATCGGCATCCGTCGCATCCGCGGGCAAGCCGTATGTCGAGACCAAGCTCCTCTTCGGCACCGCCAAGCCGAACGGTGGCGCGCCTGTCGGCGGCAGGGAGTTCCGCGCCTTCGTGGACACGTTCATCACCCCGCGCTTCCCCGCCGGCCTCACCGTCGAGACGGGCTACGGTCAATTCCGCGACTCCCACGGGAAGATCGAGCGCGAGCGCTCGTACACGGTCACCCTCCTCTACCCGTCGGGTGATGCCGGCCAGAACAGCAGCAAGATCGAGCAGGTCCGCCGCGAGTACGACAGGCGGTTCCAGCAGGAGTCAGTGGCCCGGGTCGACGAGAAGGCGCGCGTCGCATTCTGA
- a CDS encoding DUF3291 domain-containing protein gives MPRLALYTFGVLKSPLADPTPLTRELHDIGAAIYPKISQHPGYLARAEAADRDRGTHFDLDWGAWGEFAVPTWYGKGRTVETTALDATLSLWTDLRSAFDAIYTGLHRDALNRRYDWFERTGHPSYVCWWVSDGAIPTWQDGVSRLEHLHDHGSAPHAFTFHHSFAPDGTPTRIKGIGPKSDQVR, from the coding sequence ATGCCCCGTCTTGCGCTGTACACATTCGGCGTCCTGAAGTCACCTCTCGCCGATCCCACACCTCTCACACGCGAACTCCACGACATCGGCGCGGCCATCTACCCGAAGATCAGCCAGCACCCCGGATACCTCGCTCGTGCCGAAGCGGCAGACCGCGACCGGGGCACACACTTCGACTTGGACTGGGGTGCATGGGGAGAGTTCGCCGTACCGACCTGGTACGGCAAGGGCCGTACGGTGGAAACCACCGCCCTGGATGCGACCCTCTCACTCTGGACCGACCTGCGCTCCGCCTTCGACGCCATCTACACCGGTCTGCACCGTGACGCGCTGAACAGGCGTTACGACTGGTTCGAGAGGACAGGACACCCGAGTTACGTGTGCTGGTGGGTTTCCGACGGCGCGATACCCACCTGGCAGGACGGGGTTTCCAGGCTGGAACATCTCCACGACCACGGCTCCGCGCCGCACGCCTTCACCTTCCACCACTCGTTCGCCCCGGACGGAACTCCGACCAGGATCAAAGGCATCGGGCCGAAGAGCGACCAGGTTCGCTGA
- a CDS encoding MFS transporter codes for MLLTWYRTAPTGARRAFWAAFGGWALEAADAQVFGLVLPTLLAIWHLSDGQGGLLASATLVCTAVGGWCAGLASDRWGRVAVLRVTVAWYAIATCLAGFAGGFDSLLVLRCLQGFGFGGEWAAGAALISEYVGARHRGRVLGAVQSGWAVGWAIALAGYALAFATLPAAWSWRVMFWAGVAPALLVVALRRALGDPPVYLQARARVSPLRIFRPDLLRATVFGALLGLGSHGGYYALTTFLPTYLRTTRGLTVLGTTAYLTVFITASFFGYLVSGRLSDRIGRRTNVVVFAALCLLSLPLYLLVPLDDLGALLASAPLGFFSAGIPGGLGSLFAELFPTAVRGSGQGFCYNLGRLVAAAFPALVGALAPRLGLASGIALFAGVAYALAVVAALCLPGTRGCDDPAGAAEGAAGHPHTGPEPSGTPAPR; via the coding sequence TTGCTGCTCACGTGGTATCGCACCGCCCCGACCGGGGCCCGGCGCGCCTTCTGGGCGGCGTTCGGCGGCTGGGCACTGGAGGCCGCCGACGCCCAGGTGTTCGGGCTGGTCCTGCCGACCCTGCTGGCGATCTGGCACCTGAGCGACGGCCAGGGCGGCCTGCTGGCCTCGGCGACCCTCGTCTGCACCGCGGTGGGCGGCTGGTGCGCGGGACTGGCCTCCGACCGGTGGGGGCGGGTGGCCGTACTCCGGGTCACCGTCGCCTGGTACGCGATCGCCACCTGTCTGGCCGGCTTCGCGGGCGGCTTCGATTCCCTCCTCGTCCTGCGATGCCTCCAGGGCTTCGGCTTCGGCGGGGAGTGGGCCGCCGGGGCGGCCCTGATCAGCGAGTACGTGGGCGCACGCCACCGCGGCCGGGTGCTCGGGGCCGTACAGAGCGGCTGGGCCGTGGGCTGGGCGATCGCGCTGGCCGGCTATGCACTCGCCTTCGCCACGCTGCCCGCCGCATGGTCGTGGCGGGTGATGTTCTGGGCCGGGGTGGCGCCCGCACTGCTGGTGGTCGCCCTGCGGCGCGCGCTAGGCGACCCACCCGTATACCTCCAGGCCAGGGCGCGGGTGTCTCCCTTACGGATCTTCCGGCCCGACCTGCTCCGGGCCACCGTCTTCGGGGCGCTGCTCGGCCTGGGCAGCCACGGCGGCTACTACGCGCTCACCACGTTCCTGCCCACCTACCTCCGCACCACCCGGGGCCTGACCGTCCTGGGCACCACCGCCTATCTGACGGTCTTCATCACCGCCTCCTTCTTCGGCTACCTGGTCTCCGGCCGGCTCTCCGACCGCATCGGCCGCCGCACCAACGTCGTCGTCTTCGCCGCGCTCTGCCTGCTCTCCCTCCCCCTCTACCTCCTCGTCCCCCTCGACGACCTCGGCGCCCTGCTCGCCTCCGCACCCCTGGGCTTCTTCTCCGCGGGCATCCCCGGCGGCCTGGGCTCGCTCTTCGCCGAACTGTTCCCCACCGCCGTACGGGGCAGCGGCCAGGGCTTCTGCTACAACCTGGGCCGCCTTGTCGCCGCCGCCTTCCCGGCGCTGGTCGGTGCGCTCGCGCCACGACTCGGGCTGGCCTCGGGCATCGCGCTCTTCGCCGGAGTCGCCTACGCGCTGGCCGTGGTCGCCGCCCTGTGCCTGCCCGGGACCCGCGGGTGCGACGACCCGGCGGGCGCGGCGGAGGGAGCCGCCGGCCACCCGCACACGGGCCCGGAACCGTCCGGCACCCCCGCACCACGCTGA